From one Acipenser ruthenus chromosome 21, fAciRut3.2 maternal haplotype, whole genome shotgun sequence genomic stretch:
- the LOC117428394 gene encoding tropomyosin alpha-3 chain isoform X8 — MSGLTSLEAVKRKIKSLQGQADSAEDKAERLQKELDLERKARESAEADVASLNRRIQLVEEELDRAQERLATALQKLEEAEKAADESERGMKVIENRALKDEEKMELQEIQLKEAKHIAEEADRKYEEVARKLVIIESDLERTEERAELSEGRVKIADQELRTLEHIFKSKIAGEEKYSQKEDKYEEEIKVLTDKLKEAETRAEFAERTVAKLEKSIDDLEEKLAQAKEENLNMHQMLDQTLLELNNL; from the exons ATGTCCGGTTTAACGTCTCTTGAAGccgtaaaaaggaaaataaagagCCTGCAGGGACAGGCAGATTCTGCAGAAGACAAAGCTGAGCGGCTGCAAAAAGAGCTGGATTTGGAAAGAAAAGCCAGAGAGTCT GCTGAGGCTGATGTAGCTTCCCTGAACAGACGCATCCAGCTGGTTGAGGAGGAGTTGGATCGTGCTCAGGAGCGACTGGCCACTGCCCTGCAGAAGCTGGAGGAGGCTGAGAAGGCAGCTGATGAGAGTGAGAG AGGCATGAAGGTTATTGAGAACAGAGCCCTGAAGGATGAGGAGAAGATGGAGCTGCAGGAGATCCAGCTTAAAGAGGCCAAGCACATTGCTGAGGAGGCTGACCGCAAATATGAAGAG GTTGCACGTAAGCTGGTGATCATTGAGAGTGATCTGGAGCGTACTGAGGAGCGTGCTGAGCTGTCAGAAGG CCGAGTCAAGATTGCGGACCAAGAGCTAAGAACACTTGAACATATCTTTAAGTCAAAAATTGCTGGGGAGGAAAAG TACTCACAGAAGGAAGACAAGTATGAGGAGGAGATCAAGGTCCTCACTGACAAACTGAAGGAG GCTGAGACCCGTGCTGAGTTCGCTGAGAGGACCGTTGCCAAGCTTGAGAAGAGCATTGATGACTTGGAAG AGAAACTGGCACAGGCTAAAGAAGAGAACCTCAATATGCACCAGATGCTGGATCAGACTCTTCTGGAACTGAACAATCTGTGA
- the LOC117428394 gene encoding tropomyosin alpha-4 chain isoform X7, translating into MSGLTSLEAVKRKIKSLQGQADSAEDKAERLQKELDLERKARESAEADVASLNRRIQLVEEELDRAQERLATALQKLEEAEKAADESERGMKVIENRALKDEEKMELQEIQLKEAKHIAEEADRKYEEVARKLVIIESDLERTEERAELSEGKCAELEEELKTVTNNLKSLEAQAEKYSQKEDKYEEEIKVLTDKLKEAETRAEFAERTVAKLEKSIDDLEEKLAQAKEENLNMHQMLDQTLLELNNL; encoded by the exons ATGTCCGGTTTAACGTCTCTTGAAGccgtaaaaaggaaaataaagagCCTGCAGGGACAGGCAGATTCTGCAGAAGACAAAGCTGAGCGGCTGCAAAAAGAGCTGGATTTGGAAAGAAAAGCCAGAGAGTCT GCTGAGGCTGATGTAGCTTCCCTGAACAGACGCATCCAGCTGGTTGAGGAGGAGTTGGATCGTGCTCAGGAGCGACTGGCCACTGCCCTGCAGAAGCTGGAGGAGGCTGAGAAGGCAGCTGATGAGAGTGAGAG AGGCATGAAGGTTATTGAGAACAGAGCCCTGAAGGATGAGGAGAAGATGGAGCTGCAGGAGATCCAGCTTAAAGAGGCCAAGCACATTGCTGAGGAGGCTGACCGCAAATATGAAGAG GTTGCACGTAAGCTGGTGATCATTGAGAGTGATCTGGAGCGTACTGAGGAGCGTGCTGAGCTGTCAGAAGG CAAATGTGCTGAGCTTGAAGAAGAATTGAAAACTGTGACCAACAACCTGAAGTCACTGGAGGCACAGGCCGAGAAG TACTCACAGAAGGAAGACAAGTATGAGGAGGAGATCAAGGTCCTCACTGACAAACTGAAGGAG GCTGAGACCCGTGCTGAGTTCGCTGAGAGGACCGTTGCCAAGCTTGAGAAGAGCATTGATGACTTGGAAG AGAAACTGGCACAGGCTAAAGAAGAGAACCTCAATATGCACCAGATGCTGGATCAGACTCTTCTGGAACTGAACAATCTGTGA
- the LOC117428394 gene encoding tropomyosin alpha-1 chain isoform X6, which produces MSGLTSLEAVKRKIKSLQGQADSAEDKAERLQKELDLERKARESAEADVASLNRRIQLVEEELDRAQERLATALQKLEEAEKAADESERGMKVIENRALKDEEKMELQEIQLKEAKHIAEEADRKYEEVARKLVIIESDLERTEERAELSEGKCAELEEELKTVTNNLKSLEAQAEKYSQKEDKYEEEIKVLTDKLKEAETRAEFAERTVAKLEKSIDDLEDELYAQKLKYKAISEELDHALNDMTSI; this is translated from the exons ATGTCCGGTTTAACGTCTCTTGAAGccgtaaaaaggaaaataaagagCCTGCAGGGACAGGCAGATTCTGCAGAAGACAAAGCTGAGCGGCTGCAAAAAGAGCTGGATTTGGAAAGAAAAGCCAGAGAGTCT GCTGAGGCTGATGTAGCTTCCCTGAACAGACGCATCCAGCTGGTTGAGGAGGAGTTGGATCGTGCTCAGGAGCGACTGGCCACTGCCCTGCAGAAGCTGGAGGAGGCTGAGAAGGCAGCTGATGAGAGTGAGAG AGGCATGAAGGTTATTGAGAACAGAGCCCTGAAGGATGAGGAGAAGATGGAGCTGCAGGAGATCCAGCTTAAAGAGGCCAAGCACATTGCTGAGGAGGCTGACCGCAAATATGAAGAG GTTGCACGTAAGCTGGTGATCATTGAGAGTGATCTGGAGCGTACTGAGGAGCGTGCTGAGCTGTCAGAAGG CAAATGTGCTGAGCTTGAAGAAGAATTGAAAACTGTGACCAACAACCTGAAGTCACTGGAGGCACAGGCCGAGAAG TACTCACAGAAGGAAGACAAGTATGAGGAGGAGATCAAGGTCCTCACTGACAAACTGAAGGAG GCTGAGACCCGTGCTGAGTTCGCTGAGAGGACCGTTGCCAAGCTTGAGAAGAGCATTGATGACTTGGAAG ATGAGTTGTACGCTCAGAAACTGAAGTACAAAGCAATCAGCGAGGAGCTGGACCACGCTCTCAACGACATGACTTCAAT ATAA